The nucleotide sequence GCGCAAGTTCCTCCATCTCCCGAACGTATTTGAGGGGGTTGGGGGAACTTAAGGCTAGGTTGGGCGAGTGTGCGAGCGGGCTGTAGCTCTCCTGCTGCCCCTAGACTCAAGTGTTCGGCGGCAATGGCAATTTTGATTCTGCCGCGATGCGCACTGTTATTCCGGGCAGAATGGTGTTGAACTATGAAGGAATGATTAAAACTAATGGCAAGGTTCAGTGGCTTTGTCCGTCGTCTGCTGCTGGCCAAATTTCTTCACTCTTCAAGTCACGCCTCAATTGCCGCTGGAGTCTCCCATGAATTACCTTTGGACCGTGCTACTCGCCCTAGTAGGAAGTGCGATCGCCGTCAAACTTCGCATTCCGGCAGGGGCTTTAGTGGGCTCGTTATTGGCCGTGGGCTGCGCGAACGCACTGAATGTGTTTTCGGTTCCCACTCCCCCGCAAGGAACCAAATTTATCCTACAGGTGGGATTGGGGATTCTATTGGGGGCCACCATTACGAGCGATGCGCTAGCAGGGTTGAGAGATCTGTGGCGACCTGCGCTCCTCTGCACCTCCATTACGCTTGTAGCCGGAATTGCCTCTGGTTTGGCGATCTCTCGCTGGCTGGGCTTAGAGCGGCTGACGGCATTACTCGGCTCTGCGCCAGGGGGCATGTCGGATATGAGTCTCATTGCCTTAGATATGGGGGCACAGGGGCCGACCGTCGTACTCATGCACTTGACCCGCATGGTTAGCGTGATTGTCGTTGTCCCCATTGTGGTCAAACTGGCAGTGCGTTGGGGCAGTCCGTTAGGGTAATTGTTGACTAATGCTGAAGCCCGCAAAGCCTTTCCCTTAGAAGTCGTTGGCCGTTGCCGAGAGAATTGCTAGATACGGCAACTCTAACGGTCTCAGGTCAACTCTTTCAGCAGGCCCGCACAGGCATCCAATAATAAGTCCACTACATAGCGAAACCCTGCATCTCCTCCGTAATAGGGATCGGGCACTTCGCGATCGCTGTAATGGCTGCAATAGCTGCAGATCGGCTCGACCTTTTCGGCATAGCGACCGTCAACATCCCAGCGCAGGATATCGCGGTAGTTTTCTCGGTCCATCGCTAAGATGAGGTCGAACTGTTCGAAATCAGTCTTGTCGAACTGTCGGGCTCGCCCAGACAGGTGAATCCCTCGGGCAAGGGCGGCCTGTTGCATGCGGCGATCGGGGGGGGAGCCGATATGGTAGCTGGACGTTCCGGCTGAGTCGCAGGCAATGTGGTCGGAGAGGTTCGCTTCTGTCACTAGATGGCGCATAACGCCTTCTGCGGTGGGCGATCGACAAATATTGCCGAGACAAACGAAGAGCAGTTGGGTGGGCATGGCTGGGCCGAAGCGGGACACGACGGTTGAAATTGTATCGCAGCAAGGGCTGAGGGCGCAGTCTAAGCGGCGGGACGGGGTTAATGCTTTCGAGTGGGCGATCGCGATCGCAACACCGTCAAAATCAGAAAGATGGCCGGAATCATCCCCACCACCACAATCGCTAACGCCCCCGGTGCCGACTGAGCCAAACGCTCGTCCGACGCCAGCCGAAAGACCCGCACGGCCATCGTGTCAAAATTGAACGGGCGCAACACCAATGTGGCCGGCAGCTCCTTCACCACATCCACAAACACCAACATGGCTGCACTGAATAGACCGCTCGCGATCAGGGGGGCATGCACTTGGGTCAGGGTGGCGATGGGGCTGTAACCGAGGCTGCGGGCGGCATCGTCGAGACTGGGCTGAATGCGCACTAGGCTCGATTCAATCGTATTGAAAGAAACCGAAAGGAAGCGCACCAGATAGGCGAACACCAGTCCGGCGATCGTGCCACTCAGCAGCAATCCGGTGGAAAAATTGAAGGTATTGCGCATCCAGGCATCGATCGCATTATCCAGTCCCGCCATCGGGATCAGCACGCCGACAGCAATCACAGAACCGGGGACGGCATATCCCATCGTGGCAAAACGGGCCGCAAATCGCATGACCGAATTCCTCTGCAAGCGCAGTCCGTAGGCGATGAGTAAGGCGATCGCCACCGCTAACAGTGAAGTCAGAGACGCCACCATCGCAGTATTGGCGACATAGCCCCAAAACCCCCGCCCCAAACCTAGTCGGGCCTGCCGCACAGACCAATTCAATAGCACCCCTCCTGGCAGCAAAAAGCCCAGTCCAACCGGGATCGCGCAGGTTAAAAACGCTGCAGCAGCCCGCCAGCCGCTCAAGTCGTGACTGGGGGGCAGGAGACGACCGGCAGACTGTTGTTCGTATCGCATCCGTCCGCGCGATCGCCGCTCCAGCATGAAAATGCCGAAAATAAACATCAGCAACAGTGCCGCCAACTGCGCCGCCGCCACCGGTTCCCCCAGACCGAACCAGGTGCGAAAAATCCCGGTGGTAAAGGTATCTACCCCAAAAAACTGTACGGTGCCAAAATCATTCAGAGTTTCCATCAGCACCAACGCTACACCCCCCGCGATCGCCGGTCGCGCCAGCGGCAGAGCCACCGTCCAAAAGGTTCGCCAGGGGCCACAGCCGAGACTGAGGCTAGCTTCTAAGAGCGATCGCGATCGCTTCAAAAAAGCAATGCGCGTCGGTAGATAGACATAGGGATAGAGCACCAGCACCAGCATGGCGATCGCCCCCCCCAGCGAGCGAATGGGGGGAAACCAATAATCGCGCGGTCCCCAACCGGTCCAAGCCCGGATCGCCGACTGCACGGGACCCGAGACATCGAACACATCGGTATAGGTATAGGCCAACACGTAGGCGGGGGCAGCAATGGGCAATAGCAAGGCCCATTCAAACACCTGGCTGCCCGGAAAGCGGCAGAGGCTGACCAGCCAAGCCGTTGCCACCCCAATCGCAGCCGCACCGCTCCCCACCCCCAGCATCAACCAAATGGAATTGCGGATATAGCGAGGCAAAACAGTGGAGGCAAGCTGCTGCCAAATTTCACCCGTGGGGGCAAAGATATTGCCCAACACCACCCATACCGGAATCGAAAATAGTAGGGCGATCGCCATGACTGCGGCGGTCCATCCGTTCGGCGCGATTCGCTTGACGAAGCTGAAAATCTGAGCGCGGGGCGATCGCTTTCCGTCAGCAGGGCTCGGGTCGTGCATGGTTGATTCCAGTCGGGCTGACTAGGCCAGCACCCACTCTACCAGAGTGCGCACGCCATACCCGGTGGCCCCTTTGTTGTGGTAGGAGTAGTCCTTGTCGGTCCAGACAGTCCCGGCAATATCGAGGTGAGCCCAGGGAGTTTTGTCTACAAACCGCTGCAAAAACAGAGCTGCACTAATGGAACCGCCATCGCGGCTGCCGGTATTTTTCATATCCGCCACCACCGAACTCAAGCTTTCGGCATAGCTGTCTTCTAGAGGCATTTGCCAGATTTGCTCCCCCGATCGCTCGGCGGCAGCCTTCAACTCGGCAGCCAGCGCCTCATCCGGCGTGAATAAGCCACTAATGCGCTTGCCCAACGCAACCATAATGGCCCCCGTGAGCGTCGCCAAGTCCACAATGGCATCCAGCTCCAACTTGTCGGCAAACACCAGTGCGTCAGCTAAGGTCAGACGACCTTCAGCAT is from Synechococcus sp. PCC 7336 and encodes:
- a CDS encoding AbrB family transcriptional regulator is translated as MNYLWTVLLALVGSAIAVKLRIPAGALVGSLLAVGCANALNVFSVPTPPQGTKFILQVGLGILLGATITSDALAGLRDLWRPALLCTSITLVAGIASGLAISRWLGLERLTALLGSAPGGMSDMSLIALDMGAQGPTVVLMHLTRMVSVIVVVPIVVKLAVRWGSPLG
- a CDS encoding low molecular weight protein-tyrosine-phosphatase, which produces MPTQLLFVCLGNICRSPTAEGVMRHLVTEANLSDHIACDSAGTSSYHIGSPPDRRMQQAALARGIHLSGRARQFDKTDFEQFDLILAMDRENYRDILRWDVDGRYAEKVEPICSYCSHYSDREVPDPYYGGDAGFRYVVDLLLDACAGLLKELT
- a CDS encoding iron ABC transporter permease; this translates as MHDPSPADGKRSPRAQIFSFVKRIAPNGWTAAVMAIALLFSIPVWVVLGNIFAPTGEIWQQLASTVLPRYIRNSIWLMLGVGSGAAAIGVATAWLVSLCRFPGSQVFEWALLLPIAAPAYVLAYTYTDVFDVSGPVQSAIRAWTGWGPRDYWFPPIRSLGGAIAMLVLVLYPYVYLPTRIAFLKRSRSLLEASLSLGCGPWRTFWTVALPLARPAIAGGVALVLMETLNDFGTVQFFGVDTFTTGIFRTWFGLGEPVAAAQLAALLLMFIFGIFMLERRSRGRMRYEQQSAGRLLPPSHDLSGWRAAAAFLTCAIPVGLGFLLPGGVLLNWSVRQARLGLGRGFWGYVANTAMVASLTSLLAVAIALLIAYGLRLQRNSVMRFAARFATMGYAVPGSVIAVGVLIPMAGLDNAIDAWMRNTFNFSTGLLLSGTIAGLVFAYLVRFLSVSFNTIESSLVRIQPSLDDAARSLGYSPIATLTQVHAPLIASGLFSAAMLVFVDVVKELPATLVLRPFNFDTMAVRVFRLASDERLAQSAPGALAIVVVGMIPAIFLILTVLRSRSPTRKH